The stretch of DNA GATATATTCTTTAGTTTTTCTTCTTTACAATATTTATTAAGCCCTTCAATAACTTCTACTGGTAATAATGGATTTGTAAAAATACTAGTTCCCAACGATACAGCAGAAGCTCCTGCCATCATAAATTCTATTGCATCTTTGGTAGAACTAATTCCACCCATTCCTAATATTGGGATATTTACAGCTTTATATACTTGATATACTATTCTAAGAGCTACTGGTTTTACTGCAGGCCCTGAAAAGCCGCCAAATATATTTCCAAGTACAGGTTTTTTCTTCTCTATGTCTATTGCCATTCCAAGTAATGTATTTATTATAGCTATTGCATCAGCACCATTATCTTCTACAAGTTTTGCAATATAAGATATATCTGTTACATTTGGAGATAATTTTACTATTAGCGGTTTTTTAGTTACCTCTCTTACTTTTCTAGTTACTTCGGCAGCAATTTTAGGATTTGCACCAAATGCCATTCCACCGTCTTTTACATTTGGACAAGAAATATTTAATTCTATACCAGCAATCCTATCTATCTTATCTATTTTTTCAGTAAGTTCTACATATTCTTCTATTGTTTTCCCATTTAAATTTACTATTAAATTAGTAGAAATATCTTCTTCCAATTCTTTCATTGTTATATTTTTAAAATGTTCAAATCCCGGATTTTCAAGACCAATCGAATTTAACATACCAGATGGGGTTTCAGCTATTCTAGTTCCTGGATTCCCTTTTCGAGGCTCTAAAGTAAGTCCTTTTAAAACTATTGCTCCTAATACATTTGGATCAAAATAATCACTATATTCTTTTCCCCATCCAAATGTACCTGAAGCAGTCATTATAGGATTTTTCATGTCTATCCCACAAAAATTTGTCTTTAATTTATTCATTATTTTATCACCTCTTTACTATTAAATACAGGCCCATCTTTACATACTTTTTTCATTCCTTTTGTTGTTTCTATAGAACACCCCATACATGCTCCTGTTCCACATCCCATTCTTTCTTCTAATGACACTTCACAATAAATATTATTTTTATGAGCTACTTCCGCTACTTTTTCCATCATTATATGTGGCCCACAAGTAAATATCATATTAATATTTTCTTTTTCTAAAATCTCTTTTAATTTTTCTACTGTATTTTTCTTTTCACCTATACTTCCATCATCACTTACTACTATTGTATTTTTAAAATTAATATTTTTTAATATTTCAAAAGCATATTTATCTCTTCCGCCAGCTATAAAAACAACTTTATTTTCTTTATTTACCTGTTTTATTAGCTCTTTTAATGGTGCTATTCCCATTCCACCACCTATTATAGCTATTTTTTTATCTTTTATATTTATAGAAAATCCTTCCCCCAATGGTCC from Hypnocyclicus thermotrophus encodes:
- a CDS encoding dihydroorotate dehydrogenase electron transfer subunit, yielding MAAFLEDVKIIENICLGSRYYLLKVKSEKIIKEIKAGQFCMIKPLDNALILRRPISIHNIDKENGVLEFYYETVGKGTKELSTLKAGDIINIQGPLGEGFSINIKDKKIAIIGGGMGIAPLKELIKQVNKENKVVFIAGGRDKYAFEILKNINFKNTIVVSDDGSIGEKKNTVEKLKEILEKENINMIFTCGPHIMMEKVAEVAHKNNIYCEVSLEERMGCGTGACMGCSIETTKGMKKVCKDGPVFNSKEVIK
- a CDS encoding dihydroorotate dehydrogenase, whose amino-acid sequence is MNKLKTNFCGIDMKNPIMTASGTFGWGKEYSDYFDPNVLGAIVLKGLTLEPRKGNPGTRIAETPSGMLNSIGLENPGFEHFKNITMKELEEDISTNLIVNLNGKTIEEYVELTEKIDKIDRIAGIELNISCPNVKDGGMAFGANPKIAAEVTRKVREVTKKPLIVKLSPNVTDISYIAKLVEDNGADAIAIINTLLGMAIDIEKKKPVLGNIFGGFSGPAVKPVALRIVYQVYKAVNIPILGMGGISSTKDAIEFMMAGASAVSLGTSIFTNPLLPVEVIEGLNKYCKEEKLKNISDIVGILHK